The Pyxidicoccus sp. MSG2 DNA segment AGCCGGAGACGGGGTGCTGCGCGAGGTGGCCGCGGCGCTCCAGCGCGGCGTGCGCGAGACGGACCTGGTGGCCCGCTACGGAGGGGAGGAGTTCGCGGTGCTGCTGCCTCGCACCCACCTCACCGGGGCCCTCACCGTGGCGGAGCGCGTGCGCCGCGAGTTGTGCGCCCTGCGCCTGGGCACCGAGGGCACCTTGCGCGTGACGGCCTCGCTCGGCGTCTCCAGCTTCCCCCACCGCTCCGTCCTCTCCCCGGAGCAGCTCCTCCTCACCGCCGACGAGGCCCTCTACCGGGCCAAGCACGAGGGGAGAGACCGCATCTGCCTGCACGCCCAGCTCCCCCCGTTTCCGCCCCCTTAGTCGCCCGGCGGCGGACCCGGGTCAAAGACTCTGGGTAGATATTGACCCGTTTAGTGGGGGAGGGTCTACTCTGACTCACGCACTCTTGGGTCACGAGAGAGTTAAATCTCGTGATTCCAGGAGTTTACCGTGCAACGGCCTCTGGCAGGGCCATTGCAATTGTCGTGAGGCAGAAAGAATCCATGGGTCCTCAAGCCGCACAGCTCGCGAAGCAGGATGCAGCGCCCCGGGGGCGGCTGCTGCTGGTGGACGACGAGGAGAACATCCTCAAGTCCATCCGCCGGGTGCTGCGCCGGGGGGACTGGGACATCGAGACGGCGACGGACGCCGAGCAGGGGCTGCGGACGCTGGAGCAGTTCCGCCCCGAGGTCGTCATCTCCGACTTCCGGATGCCGGGGATGAACGGGGTGGAGTTCCTCACCCAGGTGAAGCAGCAGGCGCCGCGCGCCCAGCGCATCATGCTGACGGGCCAGGCGGACCAGCAGGCGATTGAAGAGGCCATCAACCGCTCGGAAATCTTCCGCTTCATCTCCAAGCCGTGGAACGACAGCCACCTGGTGCTGACGGTGAAGAGCGCCTTCGAGCAGTACGCGCTCCAGACGGAGAACGAGCGGCTGCACCAGATGACGCAGGGGCAGAACGCCGAGCTCAAGCTGCTCAACGCGGACCTGGAGGAGCGCGTCGCCCAGCGCACGCGCATGCTCAGCCAGGCCAAGCGCGAGTGGGAGCTGTCGTTCGACTGCATGGAGACGCCGCTGTGCGTGGTGCGCGCGCGCGACTTCGCCGTGCGCCGCGCCAACCTCGCGTACGCCCGCGTCGCCGGCCGCGAGATTGAAGAGATTCCCTCCGAGACGGCCTGCTACCGCTACCTCTTCGGCCGCAACGAGCCGTGCACGGGCTGCCCGCTGCCGGCGGCGGTGGAGAGCGGCAAGGGCGCGCGCGGCGAGGTGCAGCAGTCCGGCCGCACCTACGTGGTGTCCGCGTACCCGATGGCGGGCGACGACCGGGTGGTGTGCACCTACCGGGACGTCACCGAGGAGCAGTCGATTACGCGCCGCCTCATCGAGACGGAGAAGATGGCCGCGGTGGGCCAGCTCGCCGGCGGTGTGGCGCACGAAATCAACAACCCGCTGGGCGGCATCCTCGCCTTCGCGCAGCTCATGTCGCGCGACGCGGGCCGCACCGCGCCGGACCTCGAGTCGCTCAAGCTGATTGAAGAGAGCGCGCTGCGCTGCAAGCGGA contains these protein-coding regions:
- a CDS encoding ATP-binding protein — its product is MGPQAAQLAKQDAAPRGRLLLVDDEENILKSIRRVLRRGDWDIETATDAEQGLRTLEQFRPEVVISDFRMPGMNGVEFLTQVKQQAPRAQRIMLTGQADQQAIEEAINRSEIFRFISKPWNDSHLVLTVKSAFEQYALQTENERLHQMTQGQNAELKLLNADLEERVAQRTRMLSQAKREWELSFDCMETPLCVVRARDFAVRRANLAYARVAGREIEEIPSETACYRYLFGRNEPCTGCPLPAAVESGKGARGEVQQSGRTYVVSAYPMAGDDRVVCTYRDVTEEQSITRRLIETEKMAAVGQLAGGVAHEINNPLGGILAFAQLMSRDAGRTAPDLESLKLIEESALRCKRIVESLLKFSRHSRVEDRRLFDLSKCVEDAAVLFRAQLKSTPRVELSLGLTEGLPKVYGDPGQLAQVVLNLLQNGLQALPAPEGRLSLVTGREGDRCYFAVADTGSGIEERHLPRIFEPSFTTKAPGEGTGLGLSIAYRIVQDHGGSFHVDTQVNAGSRFTVFLPIPLQLERLP